A genomic window from Anthocerotibacter panamensis C109 includes:
- a CDS encoding DNA adenine methylase has protein sequence MPVCGRDDMVSPTRTRIYNGIHRPALRWHGGKFAMRATLLSLLPPHVCFVEPYGGAGSIILSKEPSGIDVYNDLDMEVVNFFQVLRERSEELLQKIYLTPYSRAEQLRSHLPTDDLLESARRFYVRSIQSFGGPTRGCSSGWRYVRDLQSRASPIRKWNKMDHLWAVVHRLKQIHIECKPALETIHRFDGTATLFYCDPPYLPATRSVMKAYRHEMTESDHIALAETLNSVEGLAMLSGYDSDLYQRLYKGWHKVTKSISINSGKKAIECIWLSPKAALNNAQAQILLPLDNHAD, from the coding sequence ATGCCCGTGTGCGGGAGGGACGATATGGTTAGCCCAACAAGAACACGAATCTATAACGGTATCCACCGGCCAGCGCTGCGCTGGCACGGGGGCAAGTTTGCTATGCGAGCAACACTCCTGTCTCTATTGCCCCCGCATGTTTGTTTCGTTGAGCCCTACGGAGGTGCAGGCAGCATTATCCTCTCGAAGGAGCCTTCAGGGATCGACGTCTACAACGATTTAGACATGGAGGTAGTCAATTTCTTCCAAGTTCTCCGGGAACGCTCCGAGGAACTACTTCAGAAAATTTACCTGACTCCCTACAGTCGGGCGGAGCAGCTGCGCTCTCATTTGCCAACCGATGACCTCTTAGAATCCGCTAGACGCTTTTATGTGCGCTCTATTCAGTCTTTTGGAGGGCCAACCCGAGGCTGCTCAAGTGGGTGGAGGTATGTGCGGGATCTCCAGAGCAGAGCTTCCCCGATCAGGAAATGGAACAAAATGGACCACCTTTGGGCTGTAGTTCACCGACTGAAGCAGATTCACATAGAGTGCAAGCCCGCATTGGAAACGATCCACAGGTTCGACGGGACTGCAACCCTCTTTTACTGCGATCCCCCTTATCTGCCAGCCACGCGCAGTGTCATGAAGGCATATCGCCACGAAATGACGGAGTCCGACCATATTGCGCTGGCCGAAACTTTGAATTCAGTCGAGGGACTGGCCATGCTTAGTGGCTATGACTCCGATTTGTACCAACGCCTCTACAAGGGTTGGCATAAAGTCACCAAATCCATCTCAATCAACAGTGGCAAGAAGGCTATTGAGTGTATCTGGCTATCTCCCAAGGCGGCATTGAACAATGCGCAGGCTCAAATTCTCCTACCGCTGGATAACCATGCAGACTAA